The genomic stretch TGCATTAAAAGGATTTGAGGAATTTTGAGAAAAAATTGTGAATAGGAAGTTTCTATTGGATAAGTATTCAAATAACCTCATAAATCAAACTTATTGAATGGGGTCAATTACATTGGATTAGTTTGGGTTTGGGTCAATTGCATTGCACTATTTTGGGTTTGGGTTCAATCAACTTAAAATTCTTAATGCATCTTATGGATTACTAGCACACCTTGTAAAAATACAATAATACCCTCAGATTCCAGAGTTACATCTCCGGACGCACCCCAACATAATACATTATGAATCAGACCCTAAGTCAATGGATAAAAAGTACGGAGATGCATTTCTGGGTTATttacagagatgcatctccggacgcTGTTTGTTTAAAAACGCGTTAGAACCCtttctatttttaaaaaaatacttcCAAGGTTCTTAAACTCTCTCAACTCACATTATCTCAAAATAGTCCAATTAACTTCAAAGTTTCTTCCATCAATATCAAGTCCATCAAATAGTTCATTCAACACTAAAGTAAACTCATAATTtgtatgttttttttttttaattttgtataAATTTGTAGAAATTGATGATTAAGTATAGATAGTTTATACATAATGAGAAATGTGTTTGATAGGTAACTTTATTGATCAATGCACTATATTTGTTGTTTTGAGGGACTGCTTTACCGTCATTGACGCTGATGAAAGTTGTAGAAAATTTCAGAGATACATCTTAGGAATTTTCCAACGTTTTAATTCCCATAAACCAAAGATGCATATCCGAAGCTTTTCAGTCTGCATTTTTTCTTATACTAGTAGTGCAACGCTTGTGTGGTTTACTTACATGTATTATGGTTGATATGGAAGACCGGTTGAGGCATGACAGGATTGCACAACATGCATCTAAAAAGGTAACCATCTCAGGCTCTTGTTACTTCTAGCTCGGTTGATGCAGAGACGTAGACTTATGGGGATCATGTATCTTCGCCTTCTTCTTTCAGTAAGAGGTAGGTGTCATCTACTCATGCAATTCCGCCTCCATCTTCGTGTAGGCGTCAGGTTTCACATATTCAGGCATCAGAGGTAGCAGAGGTACCCGAGTTACCAGAGGTATCTTAGACAGTAGACGTACCTGAGGAATTGGAACAAGCAGCAATGGAATTGGCCGCTAATTTAGTCCAAGAATCGATTAAAGAGCAAGCGTACTTCCAAGGACTACTCTTCTCCTGGAACTTGACAGAGTTACGGGACTGCCAATGTAGCAAACCGAGTTGATAATAGCCGACAACAAAACATCTTTACATTTAGGCGATGCATATCTATGTAAAACAATCTCACAATCGTCCAAGCAAGAAATACGAAAGTCGATTTATATTCTCCAACCACATCCAAACAGAATTTGAGTAATTGCAGTTAAAGAAAAGGTGTGAAATGGATTCCTCATGATTATTACACAAATTGCAGATTGATGGCAAATATAAACCTCGCAAAGCCAAATTATCATCAGTAAGGAAGCTTGTCATACATTAAACGCCAAAATAATAAAGACTTGGAAGGCAGGGGTGAGAGAGCACCAAATCAACATACCCCAATCATAAGTTGAAACGAAACCATTAAAAAAGAATAAGTGTCCTTGAAAGAGAGAACATCGTTGTCTGACCGCATCCGGATTCTAAAATCCTCCttttaaatattaaaatacaCCTTAGAAGCAAGATGAGGCAGGGTCGGGCACAATTGAGCCATAACGGCAGGAATAACGATCTGCATACCATGCATAATCTCCTTCAAATTAGCCTTAAGAAACTGTTGTTGCTCTGCAGGAATTTGTAACAACGATGAAATAGAATACACATCAGTTATCATTCCAAATGTTTATCTTATCACCCTTGCCAGCCATCCAAACTGAATTCTCCATTACGACATGCAAGAAAGCTTTGTTGTCAGTCTAAATTGAAGAGAAAATATGATATTTCACAAGACGACAATTTCTAAAAATTCTATCGCATAAAATCAAACTCAGGGTTTATAACTGTTAATAACCCACCAACATTGCACCAGATTTTCAGCATCATTAATGTTAATAATCGACCAACTTTGCATCATTAATGAGCCTTAGAGGTTTTAAACCCAAACCTCTAATACTATAATCTTGACAACATTTTTTCCAAGCCATTATCATAAACTTTCTCTTTTGGACATCAccactccaaatgaatttttttaataaaagtGGCAAAAGTAATGCATACATGAGAATGTGTTGTTTATTATTTTGGTTGTGTAGAAATTTGTTGCTTCCGGGAAGAAACTGGTTGCAACAAGCAATGGAGCACTTTAAGATTGAACAAGGTTGCTCGTTTTCACTATTTATGTTGGTTATGGTGAAGTTTTaggttttttttttaattttaaattttgtttcatttaaaatattatttaattttttatttggTTAATTGTGTATCATGTAAtgaaaaatttgatcaaatggtaaAATGGATTCAAATCAATCCAATTTAAAAATGACTTTAAATATTTCAGATTTTCTTATATAAAAATAATCTATTTAATTAGTCAcaatgttttaaaaaaaaaatcaacattTGATTGTATTTATGAGTTTGAGTTTGTAATGATTTGAAACTAAAAAAAAGTGAAAACCCAATGGATTTTTATTTGGATTTTTTTCAAATGGGTCAAATCTGtacaaaaaaattaaaaagataTTACTTTAACTATTTCATATTTCTTTTTTAAAATAGTTCGGAGATGCATCTATAGAATTATTCCTGAAAAATTATGGAGATGCATCTTTGGATTAATTCCCGAAAGCATCTTCGCAAGTGAACCATCCATCTCAAATTTGTCAACAAATTGTTCGAAGATGCATCTTCATAATTTTTCCGGTGTGATTCCGTATATGCATATCCGAAATAATCCCTGAAAGCATTTGAGAGTTTTTATTTTGGTAACAAGTGTCCcaatttgatattttttaggcCATTTATACCAATGATATATTAACATCATGCTAATTATACTAATGTAATTCAAGGATGTCACATATAAATTAAAATCCAAACATTAATCAAATAATAAAAAACGTTACCACAATACATAATTTGTTCAGAAAATACAATTTTTACCAAAATACAAATAAACTATTGTGTATTTTTAACCCTTTATTTCTCCTTTGTTGCTTGTACCCAAAGGCAGGATGTGCCTCGAGTAAGATGGTTTGTACGACGATCATATCAAAAAATGCCTTCCGCAAAATCTCCTCTCTTTATGGCATCGTCGCAATATGTTGATAGATCGGTGACAAATCCGTTGTGTGGTCATCCCTAGCTTGTTCCTATTCCAATATCTCCGGATTAGTTGGTCTAGATGGTGCTCCTGCGACATCTGGTGTCATGTAAGGATGAAACACTCGATAGAACCATTGGATGTATCCCTATGCATAAGCCCATGGATCAGTAGTTGACACGCTATGTGCCCTAACTGATATCAGATGATTATAGAAATTATCGAGTATGACATCAATATCTTTGCAAAAGACTGTCGGAGGAATAGACACAGAGGGAGGTCTTGGAATAATCTGAAAAAATATGAACTGATGCATAACCCACTCAGGAGGATATGGATACATTAGGGCGCGACCCACAAGTTAATCATCCAGAGTATAAGGCGTCTGATGGTGACCGTCATACAGGCAAAAACACATGTCATCTGCTACAATATAGTCAATAAACACCTGGAACGACTTTATCGCCCGAGGCCTCCACCTTCGGCCTCCACTACCGCAACTAGGTGGTATTTGTACAATTTCGTCAAGTATGAAAATCGGGCATGAACGTCTCTCGTGGCATCAATCTCCTCTTGAGCCTCACTTGGGTAAACTCCCTAATAATTCACCATTAACTCAAGTGCCCCAAATATGTTGATCCGGGAATGATTTAGTAATATTCCCTTTAATCGAAATATGTAGAAGGCTTGAGACACTATAAAGGGTGATGTACATAGCACCATGAGAGATGTGGAAATATGACGTCTCTTTGTGCCATCTCTTCAAAAATGTTGCCAACATGCCATGGTTAATGGTCTTGTATCAACTGGTGCATAAACATGCAAGCCTAGAGTAACGAACTACATCTTGAAACCATGCTCTTCATTCCATTCCAGGTTCAAAACCTTCCTGGAATGGTTTACAAATTTTATTATCTCACACTCCTGTAAAAATAAATGTATCAACACCAGTCACAACTCAATTAGTATGAAACAAGTGTAATATAAAAGTAAATAAATACACATTTCTTTCCCACACATGCTTAGCAGCATGTTCTGCATATAGTAGAAGTAATGAGGTGTCATAAGGACCTCTTGGAAAACTATCATGTACAGGAGCATCAACAACAATAGGTTCTTCCTATTGGGCTTCATAAGTTGGAGACGCGTGCCCTCAAGAGGTCGAAGTCTGAGACACGCGATCATGTGAAGTCGACGCTTCTGCATCAAATGAACTTGCACTAACTCGTGGCATCATTCGCAATGCCCTCTCCCTATGAATGGACGCATGTTAGGATACTCAATTATGCCTCAATTTGTTCAGGTTTTCAGCCATTATTCATACAAAATAAACTAGAAAGTCATATCAAAATCAAGGCAAGTaaattcggagatgcatcttcgtaaaATATGAAAGCAAAATCTAGGGAAAAAATGGGAGATGCGCCTCTGTAAAACTTGAAAGGCCAAATCTGGATATGAATCTTCGTAAAATGCGTGATTATagaaaatgcagaaaatcccCTAAATGCCAATATATGTGTATGGATGTCTATACAAACTACCTATTTTGAATGTAACTATAAACTAATGCATTTAAGCAACATATTTGACCTAATACATGCATCACAACTCAAAAATAGAAAGGAAATGAGAAACTTATCGATTGAGAGTTGTTAAGTGAAAGCTTGAATGAAGTGAATAAAATGCAATGGGATTGATTGCAATGAGGTAGAGCAATGTCGAAGCTTGAAAATGGCGCTCACGAGCTCTTTGAAGGATTCGTGAAAGTGTAGCAAATGAAGAAGGAAGAGGAAAGGTCTGACGTGagttattttaattaaaaacGGTCAAGAGATGCATCTCTTTAAAACTCACTGAGTTTTGAAATAAAAAGCTTttacagagatgcatctccggacaTATTTTTGGACAAAATGGGATGGCTCTCTAAAATCTAAGGGCTTTTTGACTTTTCGCCGTGGCGAACTAACACCCCATGGGGTGGATAAAGTAATGCCCTAAAAATGTAATTGATTATAAAATTGGGCTTGAATTTGGATATGGTCCAATTACATGCTTAACCCAAAAGAAAAAACATTTTAAATCGAACCTGATTAAATCGGAAGTTCAAATGGTCAGAAGTAAGTTCATATTGCTCACTCATGGGTTGGTCCGATTTAAGGTTTTGGACCCGTATCCGAATCAATACGATGTCCACCGCTTAACCTAATATGGCTTCTAAAAAGATTGCTCCAACGTTCACTACTGTTTTGCCATAGTGGTTTGGTTTACTGCTTTGCCAGAGTGGTTTGGATTTCTAGAGTTAAATCGAAAGTTCAAACTGTTTCGCCTTAGTTCTCTAAAATAGTGTTTTTGTATtataatacaaataaaattgatAAAACACATCATATTACAATATTATTGAATGCTATCCACGTGTTAGAAATCAGGCTCACACTCATTCGAAACTTTGGCAGGAGATACTTTTTGTGTCCAATCTTAAAATAGTTGTAAGGAAGCATCCAACTATTACCGAGTCAGTGGCCAGGCCACAGACCAGTATAAAGCTTTTATACTTGTTTATAGCAGAAAACCAATAAAAGAACCCGTAAAATGCAATAATATGAAATAGGAATAATGTTGGAATGCTACAATTTCCATTATTTTCTTCCTTGTGAACAAATTCTGAGGCATGAAATCGATAACTTCTTCAAAATAAACACTATATCTCTACAATCAGCTTTCCTTCTTAGCTTTACACTTTCTTACAGATGCAAACATTGACAGCTAGGTCCCACAAATCGAAGAGAGACTATTGTTCCTTAGTTTCATATTATCTACATATACACATAAGCATTTGAAGCACTCATTCTGCCACATGATAAAATTGGATTGATATTATTATATCTGGGATTTTCTTTACTATTTAGTCACACCTGTTCATTTCCCTTTAGAATATTGAACTTGCAAAGAGGACAAGTTGCATTTATCTTTAACCATTTCACTATGCATGTGGAATGAAAATGGTGGTTACAAGGAAGTGCGTGAAGCTCGGCTTCATCCTCGTAAGGAGAGATGCATATACAGCATTCCTGAAAAAGGAAACAGGGATCATAAATTAATTATCCATTATTATTATTTTACAAATCTTTAATATCCTCAAGTAGAAATCAGCTTTATTACTATTTTTCTTTTGTACAATCAGAATTTCAAACACAGAAGTACAGACGGGTTAGAATGAAAGAAATTAACATCGGTAAAGCATACCGCATCCTCCGGTGAAAGTACTCGTTCATTTGCACCACTACTATTTTCAATGGGAACCATTGATCCACCTTTCAGACTAGGTGTTTCCTCATCACTTGCCGCATGAAACTTAAATTTTGGAAGTATACTGAGATCTGATTCAGATGCACCCTCCTACAGTTTCACAATACATGCAATGGGCATAAACAAATTGGAAGGCCAGCAAGTATTTGAGATTTTTCTATCATAATGAAAGAAAAGCATACCAGTCCCGCAACTGCGTAAAGAATACCAATAATACAGGGTAAACAGCAGCAGAGGGCAATGCCAATTAAGCAGGCCAAAGCAACACAAAAGACGGCAAAGAAGACATCAAATGCTAAAAAGACAACGGCCAACCTGTACAAATTACAGGAAGAAAAAACACAAGGATAACTTTTTTTATATTGCAAAAAATTCGTATAATTCATCATGCAATCAAACAGTTATCAGAATAAACAAATGCAATCTAATGATATAATTATCCTTAAAAAATATCCCTTTAATACTTTAAAAGCAGGCACACACAACAGATTTGGTCCCTAAGTAAGAAATAGAATAGGTAAAGGTGGATGACGTCTATCACGTTAATCCAAAAGTTAAACTTTGTCAGCTAATATCTGTCAATGTAATGTGACGAGCCAAATATGATGCCACGTGTCCACCATGTGTGTGCCACATCGCCGCACTAATATCTGTCAATGTGATGTAACGAGCCAATATGATGCCACGTGTCCTCCATGTGTGTGCCACCACATCACCACAGACTAAAACAAGCATGCTTGATCCTTCTGATGGTATACTAAGTAATCCATGAAATGGTTCCATTTGGTCCCAAGCATGCTAAGCCCATTTTCTTTCCTCTTCCTCATTTTTTATCTTTTGATGTGTATGTGTATAGCAGCACTTTCTTGAAGTTGTATCTTTCTATGGCGTGACATGATATTCTTATCTGCAGCCAATTCTGAATACTGTAGCAACTCTGATCTGTTAATTGAATATTAATAATTGCTTTCACCAAATGATTATCACATGCCATCACTTGCTACATCTGTCTAATCACAAACTTTTGGACTCTTCCCTTTTTATTAAGTTTTCTTGCTAGTTATCACAATGTTTTCTTTCCTAACTCCTGTTCAAATTTTCACACTGTATGTATTAATTACTATTTCGAAATCATAAGATGTATCAAGAATGTCAATTTAAACATCTTTGCATATACAGAGTCTGCCTATACATTTAAGGGCTATGTTACGAGCCAAAGTCAACAAAAAAACTCTAGTACTAATGCTAAGGAGAAACTGGGTAGGAACTAGCAAAGTCGATTGTATGAAAAGGCAATAGAAAAGAGAATGCTACAAGGAATGCAACAGTGAAATAGTGAATCAGAAGAAATACAGTGACAGATGTGTTCTTGCAGAAGGTATGTCAAAAAAAGTCATAGAACCACATAACCTAATAACCATATGTAGAAATAGAAGTAGAAGGATGACATAGCAAGCAGATTTGTATTGATTTGATTTGACAATTTGTTTTGCTAGTCAATTAATTAACGCATGATATCTTTGAATTTGTCATCTTTAAGTGAACAATATCCTTTTGTTAAATAAAATTTTCAATGAAGCtttaaaacatataaaaattCATCAAAGGCTTTTATATTTAGCACTAGCAGATCTTGCATTCAAGTTCTTGTTAATGTTTCTTTATGAAGATTCACCCATTATAATGTTTCGAGCAACTTTGCTTTTGTGTCGGGATTTATAACCTTTTTTTTCTTCGTCCGTTCTTTTTTCTTGTGATGAAATTTAATGATCATTGCAATGGACTTGTGCTCATATTATCATTCTATGTTTAACTTTAACTTCTTGCAATTGTAATATTGAAAATTGCATTGGGGTTAAAGGAAAGAAATTGCCCAGTGTCACTTGACTCAGTGAAACCTTATACCGGTTTGTGCTACTAACTCTTGTGCGTAGTATTATTTTGTGTTAGTGAGTCTAATATGGTACCCCCCAACCTTCAACGTTGGTGATAAATTTTGGTTGTTTCAAACAAAATACTCAATCCTTAATTTCTTTTTGCAATACTTTTTCACGACTTTTCAACAATATAATACAATGCAAGACCTCCTGCACAGAAACCAAGCAAATATGGGAAAGGGAAAGTTGGGGTTTAGGGTTCTAGGGACCAAAATGGACAATATCAAAGGCTACTTAGTATACTTTTATTTGATTAAACACTATCGCTATAATCCTTGATGATGCAGCCCTTCGTTGAAGGCAACTAGCAGGATATTGGCCACATAACGTGCCAAATCACACAACAGACTATAGCAAATAGAGACTAACTTTTGGATAAGCATGGAAGgcatttcatttttatttttcatgCACTCATGGACCAGACTGATGACACCTGTCACGTTTAGGGACCAATACAAGGGTTTACTGAAAATAGGGCAAAATTTACAAGAAACAGCACCAATACGATAATCATGGTGATGAGAGATTCTCAAAACTAAAGGCTAGAATTTTGTCATGACACGGGCGTTTAGTGAACTAACAGTAACAATTCGGAAGAACCGATTGATGGGAGGCTATATAGAAAGATATTAAAATCTATTGTGCCAATTTGCCAAAGGCTTAAAGTTTAAGATGGTGGTTGATTATATATTCTATTTTCACTAAAACCAATAAACAAACATTCTCAGGATTCAATCTAAACGAAGGCTTGCTTACCAGTACAACCGTGGAGCATCTTGCATTAGAATATCACCACCATAGACAACCCAGTAAAAGCCCACCATCCACCAAATCAATGAAAGCATGGTATTCAACGATGCACATCGTTTTGCAAATCTGAATCATAGGTAATCAAAATCAGTATCTACAAGTCTTAATTACCTAGAACAGTCCAAGGTAAAAAGTATATGATTTATAAACAAAATTACACATAACTCCATAGTATATTAACAAACATGCTTTAGCAGCCAAGGCACACGCACACTCGAACAGTAACAAGCATTCAATTCCTTTTTCCAAAGTTAATAGACACTCCACCAATTTGTCCTCAAAGTACACAAAATGAAGTGAAGTGATTGTGCAAACATCAGTGAAGGATTCCTTTCACTACCATCTTAATGAAGCTAATAACATATGGCTTTCAAGAAATAAAAGATCATTTCCATTTATCACGGACATTCACCAGAAAAAGATAATACTTACAATACCATAATGTTTTCACCCACAGATTTACCGTTCAACGTACCGCAACCGAAAGTCACATTACCTTTAAGCTTATAACTGCTTGAGTAGGAAAATCCAACAGTGCTTTTTTTGGTAGGGCCCTCCCTTAGTGAACAAACCAAAAGTACAAGGCAACAAACCAAAAGAAGTTATTGGTAAGTACTTCCTCCTCATACTCAAGTTTCATAGATACTTTCTTAGGAAGCAAAAACTAAAATACTATTGATGCCAATGAAAAACGGACACCCCGAACACTACTCCGACATGACACGGTAACACCGAGAAcaatttgaaaaaaaatgaataatcTAGACGTACTCACATGTCTTTTATCAGAGGTGTTGGTGCTAAATAGTTTGATTATTTCAAAGTATCCATTACATAACCTACCTAGAAGATTATGTATAGGTTAAATAAAATTCCAAGATAAAACTATGATTAGATGCATAACCTCACCAATGCAAAACAATATGCACACACTAATCTCTTCGGTTTTCAATCAAAAAACCTAAAATTCCTCCAAAAATTACCAACAAATTGATTAACAAAATTGAACATAAACAGCAATGGAATTGAGAAATGAAACATACCCGGAGCGAGAAGAATTCCGAAATTCAACATCGTCATCATCCTCGCTATCGTTAACATCTTCATCAAGAGATTCCTCATCCCTTCGTCCTCCAACCCCGTTCCTCCTTCTGTACTCCAACCACACCAACGCCACGTGGACCAGACACTGCACTGCGTATCCACAGATCCACAACCGAATCGGCGTGTTAGGATTCTCCTCAACAGAGCAAGCTAACATAACCGCCGCGACCACGACGAAGGCCGTGTTCCACGTCACATCAAGCACTACCACCGGCTTCGAGTAACCCCAGTCGGCGCGCCGCTCTTCGAGTTCGCGTGCTGCGGTTTCACGAACGAGAACGGAAGGTCCGCGGCGTCCGAGAAGGAGCGCGAGGACGGGCGTGCGGCCCACGCGGCGTGGGCGAAGAAGTGGCGCGTGAGACTGAGCGTAGTTTGATGATGACATGGCTGGCTAAAGAGAGAAATCGCAGAGATGGTGCTAGAGCATTATTTGAAAGTTGAATAAGAGGAGAAAGCTGTAATAGTAACAacaaaaataattataataattaataAAGGAAGAGAAAAACGATTCTTCATATCGTTCTTTACTTCTTCTGGTTGTTACTGTTTCGTCTATAAAGATAGAAATGGAAACACCAAAACACACACAACACAACAGAGTAACAGTAATAACACTTGCACGTGCAATGTCGATATTGACGGTTATGCCCTCACAAGTTCTTTAAACCTTTGTTTGGTTGGAGAGAATTAAGAGAGAGTTAGAGAAGAGAAGTATACCTTATTTCTTCCGATTGGTTTTTAGAACAATGATTGCTATGTAAAATTCACATATGTCCTTCATTCAATGACACTTGTCCAAAGTAGAGATAGATTATGTCATTTTGCGACAAATTTTTAACTATTTTAACTATGTTTTTTTAGTACTCACAATATTTTTCCATTTTCAATCAATCATATCAAATAGAAATGAAACAACCATTTTCTATCATACTCATCttcaaaattcaaatcaatttcAAATTATATAATATCAATCGAAATACATGGCTTTTTCGATTCTCTCGCCTcaatttaaatttcattttcACATCTACTATCTATATTAATGTTGCGGGACCGAAATCAGAATTATATTGGTCTTCAGAAGGACTTTTTGTTCTCAATATTTTTTATAATTCACATACACTTTATGATTTTACTTTCTATCTTACTCTGTCACAACCACTACTAATATTAGTGTTACGGAACTGAAATCAGAATTATATTGGTCTTCAGAAGGACTTTTTGTTCTCACATGTCCTTAGAATTCACAGACACTTTATGATTTTACTTTCTATCTTACTCCAGTGATATTTGACTTTCTTACCGTCTCGCTGATCTACGACTTGTACCTTTTGAGCCATAACTATGCATTGGTCTTCCTTATTATTCTACTTTTTTAGtccatcttcttcttctcaaGTATATTTTTGCCCCAATTTACCATATTATGCACTTTTCCCTTCTCTGGTAATGGCTAACTGGGGAATGTCTTTGTGAACGCATTAAGTGACTATGACGATAGAGATTATTCATCGGCGTTGGAGGTTAATCACCCAGACCTTGTAGAGATTTTTTATGGAAACCCTTTGGAATCATGTTCATGATCTGCATGTGCTCAGCGGAAATCCTAGGTATGGTTTGGACTCTGCGAAAGGTGATAGTGATATTGAATCAAGGGAAGGCAATACTCATATTATCTCCTTCAATCAAGCTTATTCTAACTTAGGTATTGCTTTGGCTTCCCATGACGAGTGCTAAACCAATTTCTCTATTATGTCCTTCGGGGTGGTA from Lathyrus oleraceus cultivar Zhongwan6 chromosome 7, CAAS_Psat_ZW6_1.0, whole genome shotgun sequence encodes the following:
- the LOC127100702 gene encoding E3 ubiquitin protein ligase RIE1: MSSSNYAQSHAPLLRPRRVGRTPVLALLLGRRGPSVLVRETAARELEERRADWGYSKPVVVLDVTWNTAFVVVAAVMLACSVEENPNTPIRLWICGYAVQCLVHVALVWLEYRRRNGVGGRRDEESLDEDVNDSEDDDDVEFRNSSRSGFAKRCASLNTMLSLIWWMVGFYWVVYGGDILMQDAPRLYWLAVVFLAFDVFFAVFCVALACLIGIALCCCLPCIIGILYAVAGLEGASESDLSILPKFKFHAASDEETPSLKGGSMVPIENSSGANERVLSPEDAECCICISPYEDEAELHALPCNHHFHSTCIVKWLKINATCPLCKFNILKGNEQV